gctgagcagcctatcattttctgcacttctttatatgtttttccGTCTCCAAtcaaatcaactttttaatcaaggtacgctgttcttctaaaCAATGTCTGcaacaacccattttcctcagaatttcagagagaaatgcactgtaaccagcatgtacagcaTTTGCtgtcttccttccttaaataagggcaataattgccacctgttttttaaagaatgaatgacctcactcattgaactccacactgctattattttgaacatgcccctttcaataagtgattgaattacagagaatcagcagcatgcatgtcatgactgttgggtctgttggatttctattactctattacacctgctagtaaattatttgccatgtataaatatcatttctaccaaaaacagtgattgatcaggttagtggtgtctgactgctattattttgaacacaactgtacttcTCGACGCCCAAGTAAAGGGGGTTGACCTTTTAAGATGTTTAATGCTTCTGATTTGCTATAGTTGATTTTGAAGTTGGATATAAAACCAAAGTCTTTGAAGATGGGCAGTAGCGTAGGAAAGGATACTTGAGGGTTAGAAGTCAAAATGAGCCGGTCATCGGCAGACTCCGCCGTCAGGTGTGTATGTGGGCTAACAGTAATCCCTTTAATGAGTGGGTCTTGTCTAAGCCACCGTAGGAGAGTCCAAATAGCGCAGGGGATAATGGGCAGCCCTGACGGGTGCCATTAAGTATTTGAAATGAAGGAGATATTGTGCCGTTGATTTTAATCCTGGCAGAGGGGGCTGTATACAGAGTGAgtattgcaataaaaaaattggaGGGGTATACCGAAGCTTGACAGGGCTGCGGTCATTTAATGCTAATGCATCCGTACTGAGCAACGCAAGAGGAGTATTGGAGCGTTTTGCCGAAGAGATCAGGTGAATTAAGCATATGGTGTTTTCCTTGCCCTGTCTGCCAGAAACAAAGCCAACCTGTTTGCGACCAATAATGTGGGGTAACACCTTTTGGAGGCGATGGGCCAAGATCTTGCCCACCACTTGACGTCTGCATTGATGGTAGCTCCCGCAATCTAGTGGGTTATTTGTCTCTTTATGGTAACAGTGATGTGTGCTTCCAATGCCTGAACTGGTAGTCTGTTTCCAAGGAAAAGTGTGTTGCATAGGATCTGGAAGTGAGGGATTAAGGTATCATGGAATGTTTTGTAGTATTGAATTGGAAGACCGTCTGGTCCAGGACTCTTCCCCAAAGGGATAGCGGAGAGAACCTGGCGAAGTTCTGTTTAAGTGATAGGGGCCAATAGGTGGGCGGAGTCAGTTTGTGAGAGAGTGGGTAGTTGTAATGAGGAGAGGAAGGTTCCTGTAGCTGAAGCGACTGTGGTTGGAGAGAATGTGTCTGGGGTAGCGAGGTTATAAATGGCTGCGTAAAACTGTTGGAATATTTTTGCAATGTCTGGGGTGGATTTATGAAGAAGACCGTTAGCGTCTCTGATAGTTGGAATAAAGGAGTCAGACTGCTGCTTCTTCCTCCTTGTGGACATAAGTTTATTGCCTCTGTCTCCATGAGCATAAGCTTTAAATTTAGCCATAAGTAGAATCTTTGCCAAGTTGACATTAAGCATGTTTTTTAACTCAGTGTGGAGGTGTGTTAGTTCTTGGGCTATGGCctcagcaatgttctttttgtgcaaaatttctAGCTTGGAGATTTGGGACAATAGTCTAGGCCTGAGGGATTTAATGTCCGCCACACATCGGTGACCTATAGATCTTTTAGGGCCCTCTGGAGTCGGCCAAGCAGTTTATACGAGATGCATGTATGTTTGGTAGAGGAGTCTAGCATGGGTTCCAAGGGAAGGTTGAAATCTCCACCCAGGATCACAATGCCTTCTTTTAGGGAGGAAAGCAGTTTGAGCATATGAATAAGCCACTGAGCTTGGTGTGTGTTGGGAGCATAGAGGTTGGCCAATGTGACCGTAGAATCTGCAATCATTCCCTTAACAAACAGGTATCGGGTCAGCAATGACAGCAGTATGTTTAAATGGTTATTGTTTATGTATAGCATTGCTGGCCGAGGAGTGCGTGCTATGGAACCAATGCGTGTAATGTTTGGAAGTGAGGTGGGGTACCTTATCTGTCTTGAAATGCGATTCTTGGAAAAACACAATTGCAGCTTTGTCTTTGCGTAGAAGGGAGAAGACTTGGGAGCGTTTCCGTGGCTCGTTGAGACCTCTAGCATTCAAGGAGGCAACTACAACAGACACCATATTAGTATTGAGGAGTACAAGTTGCAATCGCATAGACTCTCCATGGAGGGGGTGTggataggaagaaaaaaaaaagaagatagtgcaggtgggaaaaggggAATAGTTGAAGAGAAGGAAAGGAATCATAAGGTGCACAATGAATGGCTAAGAGCCATAAGGCTAAGTAAAATGAGTACTCTACTGCGCACCTGGTCAACGAGGTATCCCATATTCCTAATGAGGAGAAGTATCTTCCCAGGTGGAGGGCCTCGTAGAGTACCCGAGGGCCAGTTGTGAGCCACCGGGGAAAAGAAACTAGAATAGATTCCCAACTGGACAAAACCCCGATATGAAATGAACACATCGAACAGGTTAAAAACAAGAAAATTAAAACAACATAAACGGAGCTACTGTATATAATAGTCCTTCTGACATTTTCATGTAGAGAGAGTGTAAACGGTAGGTCCTGAATCTCTAAAGTCTCCAAGGCAGGTACAATGTCCGTTGCTTGGGTCCAAGCCCGGATCGCCATGTCTTATCAGGTTGGTGTGGGCCCAGTGGCGTGCATGCAGGAAGAAAGTACATCCTTCAGCTTATGGGGCAACAGTCCTCAGTCCAAAAAATGCTCTTATAGAAAAAAGGGCTAATGTTAAGGGCCAcgtgtatacacagtatataaggCTGGGCCACTGTGCAGTCTACACCCTACCTAAAATGACTGGTTAGAGGAAAAGTAGAACAGAAAACAGAAAGGGATAGAGATTTATTGTCACGTACTGGGCCTATAAGTGGGTGGGTCACCGTCTGAGAAGCTCAGACAGAGAGCAGTAACAAGCAAGTCAACATAATTCAATATAACTCACTTAGGTCTTGAATTTGGAGGGGTTTCCACATCTGGCTTTCTCTGTTTCCCCTGGAGAGACAAGGTGCCATGTTTCAGGGTGTGGTGGAGATGGAAGCGGGTCTCCCTAATCCGCAGGCATCCATGAGGGTAGATCTATAGGTGTGATACCAAGTGGCTCCCAAGCTGCTCTTAGGTCTTGGTGGGCTATAATGGTGATCTGTTTGACGTTTTTTTATGATGACCAGACCGAAACGGGTACATCCAGTGGAACGGGGTAGCAGATGCTTTCAGCGATTCTAAGAGAGGGCGCAGCATTCTGCGTTTTGCTAGCGTGGAAGCTGCCAGGTCCTGAAAAATCAAAATGTCGGTTTCTTCATACCGGAGCTGAGTGGTTTCTCTGCTACTCTTCAACCATCACCGATTCCTTTGGTGCAGATTACGATGCTTAGATCCAAGATCTGCTGGAGGCCCCCTCTTTTCTTCCCATTATGTCTACCAGAagtactatacaggtccttctcaaaaaattagcatattgtgataaagttcattattttctgtaatgtactgataaacattagactttcatatattttagattcattacacacaactgaagtagttcaagccttttattattttaatattgatgattttggcatacagttcatgaaaacccaaatttcctatctcaaaaaattagcatatttcatccgaccaataaaagaaaagtgtttttaatacaaaaaaagtcaaccttcaaataattatgttcagttatgcactcaatacttggtcgggaatccttttgcagaaatgactgcttcaatgcggcgtggcatggaggcaatcagcctgtggcactgctgaggtgttatggaggcccaggatgcttcgatagcggccttaagctcatccagagtgttgggtcttgcgtctctcaactttctcttcccaatatcccacagattctctatggggttcaggtcaggagagttggcaggccaattgagcacagtaataccatggtcagtaaaccatttaccagtggttttggcactgtgagcaggtgccaggtcgtgctgaaaaatgaaatcttcatctccataaagcttttcagcagatggaagcatgaagtgctccaaaatctcctgatagctagctgcattgaccctgcccttgataaaacacagtggaccaacaccagcagctgacatggcaccccagaccatcactgactgtgggtacttgacactggacttcaggcattttggcatttccctctccccagtcttcctccagactctggcaccttgatttccgaatgacatgcaaaatttgctttcatccgaaaaaagtactttggaccactgagctgCTTCTctatagcccaggtcaggcgcttctgccgctgttcctggttcaaaagtggcttgacctggggaattaggcacctgtagcccatttcctgcacacgcctgtacacggtggctctggatgtttctactccagactcagtccactgcttccgcaggtcccccaaggtctggaatcggtccttctccacaatcttcctcagggtccggtcacctcttctcgttgtgcagcgttttctgccacactttttccttcccacagacttcccactgaggtgccttgatacagcactctgggaacagcctattcgttcagaaatttctttctgtgtcttaccctcttgcttgagggtgtcaatgatggccttctggacagcagtcaggtcggcagtcttacccatgattgcggttttgagtaatgaaccaggctgggagtttttaaaagcctcaggaatcttttgcaggtgtttagagttaattagttgattcagatgattaggttaattagcttgtttagagaaccttttcatgatatgctaattttttgagataggaatttggggttttcatgagctgtatgccaaaatcatcaatattaaaacaataaaaggcttgaactacttcagttgtgtgtaatgaatctaaaatatatgaaagtctaatgtttatcagtacattacagaaaataatgaactttatcacaatatgctaattttttgagaaggacctgtagataccAAAATCTCAAATTTTTCTCACAATCTGGCAACCATGATGGAACCCTGTGGTGTCCACGTAGCTGAGCAGCCCACAAATAACATCTCGTGGTGGCTCATACGGTCTGGGTTTTGGGCGCAGCGCTCTGTGGATCCTCTCTATGACGATTGAGGCAGCTCTGTCGGTCCCCAGCAGCGAGTCAAAGATCTCCCACGCAACTTTATGCAGCGCCTCTGGCGCTACCAATTCAGGTAGGCTGCGGATTCTCAGGTTCCATCTAcgattttcctgatcctccagccGGAGGAAGGCATCATTCAGCAGGTCTTTATGTGCCTGAAGGGCAtctcttgttttttttccccaaatgaCAGAATAGCTTTCTGAGTGTTCTCCATGGCCACAACTCTGTGCCCCAAGTGGCACAGGTcctccttaaagtataactgtcatctttttatttttttttttgagtattggattgtggtgattaatatcttcttgatggccctatttaaacttttcactgtgtattcaattacccaattttccacagttttgttccctgtactgcctacttttacctctgcttaaagggattctgtcacctcccctaaggcaaaaatcgatttaaaagcagccatgcagcacagcttacctggattaggctgtgctgttctatcttgaaatccgtccagcagttacttcaaaaaacgactttgatcaatcaggaaatgcgtcctgaaggtgcccagaggggcgtttttttcttctgagagagcccagtaccgcccctttttcagtgcccagcccgccttccttttacttcctaaccgccgcccccagcctgccacagcctcccctccctctcctccccctccctcacgccgaacgaagtctcgcacaggcgcagtacccactgagggctgcgcctgtgcgatcatcaggagactgagggcggcagcttcatcttcgtcactgggtatgcgccgagcccagtgacgtccgatattagctctttccctcagtcagcctggtaggaagcgcagaggattgccgatcggctgctgcaccctgcgctttctccagtctgcctgcctttacttaatataataagacctaattcgccccaacaaatagttatttctttcctgaagggagggtggggaaagaaatcgctggccgtcctcactgtggcaggcagactggagaaagcgcagggtgcagcagccgatcggcaatcctctgcgcttcctaccaggctgactgagggaaagagctaatatcggacgtcactgggctcggcgtatgcccagtgacgaagatgaagctgccgccctcagtctcctgatgatcgcacaggcgcagccctcagtgggtactgcgcctgtgcgagacttcgttcggcgtgagggagggggaggagagggaggggaggctgtggcaggctgggggcggcggttaggaagtaaaaggaaggcgggctgggcactgaaaaaggggcggtactgggctctctcagaagaaaaaaacgcccctctgggcaccttcaggacgcatttcctgattgatcaaagtcgttttttgaagtaactgctggacggatttcaagatagaacagcacagcctaatccaggtaagctgtgctgcatggctgcttttaaatcgatttttgccttaggggaggtgacagaatccctttaaaatcaggttgctaggcatgttccgtcctctgttgaaggacggaggacgcagaagcacgctgagttgtcacattactgacagccagggactgtaagtaaattattaaagccaggtccttcccagcagctgataacagtgcctgggctgtgtgcacttctccctgtccctgcacttggcagacgctccctcactcagcagactgggacaatgcagagccgaagcagcgcagcccagggaagggagatctgccatctgctcagtgtataaatgaaagcaacatgtggtaagaggacccctttgtgctgcaggagattaaccctttagggggagggctctggttactgacacttttggggggctattgttactggctagtgagggcaggcgggattagcctcaaggtgagggcagtggcggccatcttaactgattagtgaaattgcagttttatgcagactggttgctaagggctgaatcttattaaatatggggtaagtcagtctaatagtaactgattctggaatatcatgttattagtaactacatatatgaaaattgaaattagggtctaagtgtgacagttatcctttaatgtcTGATAAGTTTTTAGTCTTTAGGGATGAAAGTGACTCCAGAACGTCTTGGAGTATTGCTTTAGAGATCGGTGGGTCTCTTCAGGAGGTTCTCCTGTCTGAGGCATCTGACACGCTGCCCGTTTCGTAAAGGTCATTCACTTCAGAGTGGTGCGCTCtacccggcgccatcttggctgcCTCAGTGGCCGACGGTGGAGgcttctttttaataaatttctcATATCTGGCTGCCTTGTCCGGGCAGGAGTGATTTCCACAGGATCTCTGAGCTTCTCCCTACCATTTTTTTAGATCAGAAGGAGTGCTGAGTGGGTTAAAAGGCCCTAAAAAATAGGGAGCTCAAACACATGCAGCCATCCAGCAGTGCGGTCAGGCTCTGCCCCAACTTTATGTATACTTGCCGCCGATCTGGGAGTCCCTGGAGGGTTAGTGGTTGTCTGCTGGGGTCCTTTGTGCAGTAGTTCCAGCGGTGTGGACCCTAGGAGGTCTAATGGGTCCAAGGGGTTCTTTAGACCTCTTGCAGCAGATCCATGGGTGTCTCCGGAGAGATGGATGCCACAGTAGGGTTCCATCCTGGTTTCCAGATTGTGAGGAAAATTGCCtaatggcttcagggcctggatggaggcctcatggcttcagggcctgcATGGCAGCTTCAGTGCCTGGATGGCggcctcatggcttcagggcctggatggCTGTGCTGTTGCCTGCTTGGTTGAATACCCTTTGTGTTCTATGCCTATCTGGCCGAACACCTTTAAGTCTATGCCTGCTTGGCCAAACGCCTTTGGGTCTGTGCCTTTCTGGCTGGCTGCTCTTGGAGTCCGTGCCTTTCTGGCTGGCTGCCCTTTGGGTCCATGCCTTTCTGGCTGGCTGCCCTTTGGGTCCGTGCCTTTCTGGCTGGCTGCCCTTTGGGTCCGTGCCTTTCCGGCTGGCTGCCCTTTGCGTCCGTGCCTTTCTGGCTGGCTGCCCTTTGGGTCCGTGCCTTTCCGGCTGGCTGCCCTTTGGGTCCGTGCCTTTCTGGCTGGCTGCCCTTTGCGTCCGTGCCTTTCTGGCTGGCTGCCCTTTGGGTCCGTGCCTTTCTGGCTGGCTGCCCTTTGCGTCCGTGCCTTTCTGGCTGGCTGCCCTTTGGGTCCGTGCCTTTCCGGCTGGCTGCCCTTTGGGTCCGTGCCTTTCTGGCTGGCTGCCCTTTGGGTCCGTGCCTTTCTGGCTGGCTGCCCTTTGGGTCCGTGCCTTTCTGGCTGGCTGCCCTTTGTGTCCGTGCCTTTCTGGCTGGCTGCCCTTTGGGTCCGTGCCTTTCCGGCTGGCTGCCCTTTGGGTCCGTGCCTTTCCGGCTGGTTGCCCTTTGGGTCCGTGCCTTTCTGGCTGGCTGCCCTTTGGTTCCGTGCCTTTCTGGCTGGCTGCCCTTTGGGTCCGTGCCTTTCTGGCTGGCTGCCCTTTGGGTCCGTGCCTTTCTGGCTGGCTGCCCTTTGGGTTCGTGCCTTTCTGGCTGGCTGCACTTTGGGTCCGTGCCTTTCTGGCTGGCTGCCCTTTGGGTTCGTGCCTTTCTGGCTGGCTGCCCTTTGTGTCCGTGCCTTTCTGGCTGGCTGCCCTTTGGGTCTGTGCATTTCTGGCTGGCAACTGTGTCTGGATGACTGTACTTGGGCTCGGAGTAGGTGTCTACATGACCTGCCGTGTCTGATGTGCCGCCATGTCTGGATGGCGGTCTACTTTGGTGACTATGCATGCATGATGAACTAATTCTGTGGCTATGCCTGGTTGACAATGTCAAGTTTATTGGCCTACAGAAAGCATAATGCACCAGCAAAGCCCTGGTGGGAGTGAGAAGATGGGCTAGACAATATTGTCTGGAAGGCCCACAAGAGGTATGGCATACCAGCAAAGCCCTATATGCCTCCTGTTCAGGAGTAAGAAGATGGGCTGGACTATATAGTCTGGGTGGCCTACAGGAGGTATGACACACTAGCAAaactctatatatactgtacttgcTGCCGATCTGGAAGTCCTAGGTATTCCCTGGAGGGTTGATGGTTGTCTGGGGTCCTTCGTGCAATAGTTCTGGCTGAACTAATTCTGTGGCTATGCCTGGTTGACAATGTCAAGTTTATTGGCCTACAGAAAGCATAATGCACCAGCAAAGCCCTGGTGGGAGTGAGAAGATGGGCTAGACAATATTGTCTGGAAGGCCCACAAGAGGTATGGCATACCAGCAAAGCCCTATATGCCTCCTGTTCAGGAGTAAGAAGATGGGCTGGACTATATAGTCTGGGTGGCCTACAGGAGGTATGACACACTAGCAAaactctatatatactgtacttgcTGCCGATCTGGAAGTCCTAGGTATTCCCTGGAGGGTTGATGGTTGTCTGGGGTCCTTCGTGCAATAGTTCTGGCAGTGTGGACCCTAGGAGGTCTGAAGGGTCCAAGGGGGCTCTTTAGACCTCTTGCAGCAGATCCATGGGTGCCTCTGGAGGGAGGGATGGATGCCACTGTAGGGTTCCATTATGGTTGCCAGATTGTGAGAAAAATTGGAAAAGGAAACTAAATCCTTCAAGAAATTCACCTAGGGGTATAGTGATTAGCTTGACCCCTCAGATGATTCATAAATTTAAAGATTTGGACATAAAATTTTAAATTACATTATTCGCAATACGGACTAGAATAGGCCGGGATCTATCATCTGCGGCCCAGCTGCATGGATGAGATCTGTGTGctgccgtttttttgttttttgtggaaccataaAAATTATTGGGTCCGTGTGCGATCCGCAGGATCAGacacggaccaaaaatacggtcgtgttcatgaggtcttatgcctctttcacacgaatgtaagggctcaaattgcagtccgcaatgcacgggcaccgatcatggggcagctgcatgcggatctcggacccactcacttgaatggcgtccgcgatccgtccgttccgcaaaaagatctttttgcagaacggaagcatggaacgccacagaagcactccgtagtgcttccgtggggttccattctgtgcttccgttccgcaccgcatctccagatttgcagagcgacggtgccttttcaaacagttgatcggcgggggtccggggtgttggacccccactgatcagatactgatgacctatactgaggataggtcatcagtatcaaaatcagtATCAGTATCAAAatatcggaaaacccctttaaccataatgaaactgaaaaaaaatatatatatatactatatatatttctatgaaaAAGGTATTAAAATAGCTTTATGTGTCATGAAAAAAGGCCTTAGAAAGGGGTTAACAGTAATGTGTTATATCATTCTACAGTAAACATGCCTCGTTTTCTTACAGTCTTAGCTTTCTGGACTGGAATGCTAATCGCCTTTTTGTGCATCAATATTTACTTTTGTATTTATTTCAGGAGATAAACTGGAATCTCATGACACAAGAAGTTTGCATACTTTATAGCCATGTATGCCTTCCATAGTACCACTGTGGGTGGTAGCAAATGTGTTTTTATATTGTAAGCAGAACTTTTGTCATTTATAAAATGTGTACTCCAGTACTGGCGTACACAAGTCACACAAATTGGTCGTGTAGACACCCTAGAacgggtcagcaacctccggcactccaggtgttgtgaaactactgtACATATTCCATCATGCATGGCTTGCTTGGCTattctctgaactcccacagaagtgaaaggagcatgctaggagttgtattttcacaacagttggagtgccgaaggttgctgatccctgcaaccATACTAAAGAAGTGGTTACTCATTTCCATTCCTGCCAAGACCAAATAAATCTGCTCTACACTCATGTTGAAGATCAGGATAACCGTAAGAGTTAGAGGTCTCCCTGAAACTTTTACCTCAGAGTCATTGCTAAATATCGTTAAACAACTTGATAGTAATCTGCTAGGGAACCAATACCCCCTTTCCATTGAGACAGAGCACACAGGGCTTTACGTCCATGTCTGGAATCCTCTGAACCTCCAAGAGATGTTATCTGTAGATTCCTTGATTTCAGTCAGgaatcatgcacatgaccatatgtattttgcggtcagcaaaaaataaggatgaaatccgtgtgcattccgtactttgcggaacggaacagctggcccttcatagaacagtaggggtgtgtgggggggggggggggtcagacgtCAATCGCATAACATTCATAAGCCTAGAATTCGCGATATTGCTTCCAGGGGGACCATGTtttatctaaggtactttttagtagttaatgattgtatataattagttagattataatcaaatatccacatgacaggttccctttaagggcccttgcagacgagcgtttgtcACGCTGCGGGTctgcagcgcagctcccggcctgacctcccagcactgacaggggtcacatagcattatattgatttatgattccatgtaacccttatagttctggaatgtattggataacactggcagcattatgtcagtgttatccaatacattctagaactgtaagggttacatagcatcataaatcaatataacagCTATGTGACCACGTCAGTGCTGGGTGCATGAGTAAGGGGGAGTTCTCCCGAAACGTCACGTGGAGGGGAGGAGGTGTGAACGATGTCTGTCTTAGCGTCCCTCATGATGTACCATTTTATATTGGAatgaaataaagaaataaaagttTTTGTACCAGCAACTTGTGACGTTTGAAAAAGGGTCTGCCCAAAAGGCCTCCAGGGGtaacaaccctttaaaggggttttcacatctgaacatttatggcatattgctaggatatgccccaaaaTTTCAGACAGGTGCGGAGCCAATCTACAGAAcgaggcccccaaagtgaaggaaaaCACACCGCtttgggactgccagaaataataGTCAGCACTTCCATAGTAGTGAATGAAAGGTGGCAGTGCATGTGCAGCTGCTCTCTCTTCACTTCAGAGGCCCTGTTCTGGAGGTAGGTGTGGGTCTTACGTGTGGTGTAACCTAGGGCCTAAGAAGGAAGTTCATATTCATAGTCAGGTGGTGGC
This is a stretch of genomic DNA from Bufo gargarizans isolate SCDJY-AF-19 chromosome 3, ASM1485885v1, whole genome shotgun sequence. It encodes these proteins:
- the LOC122931544 gene encoding basic salivary proline-rich protein 3-like gives rise to the protein MHSHQSRPPSRHGGTSDTAGHVDTYSEPKYSHPDTVASQKCTDPKGSQPERHGHKGQPARKARTQRAASQKGTDPKCSQPERHEPKGQPARKARTQRAASQKGTDPKGSQPERHGTKGQPARKARTQRATSRKGTDPKGSQPERHGPKGQPARKARTQRAASQKGTDPKGSQPERHGPKGQPARKARTQRAASRKGTDPKGSQPERHGRKGQPARKARTQRAASQKGTDAKGSQPERHGPKGQPAGKARTQRAASQKGTDAKGSQPERHGPKGQPARKARTQRAASQKGMDPKGSQPERHGLQEQPARKAQTQRRLAKQA